The Girardinichthys multiradiatus isolate DD_20200921_A chromosome 6, DD_fGirMul_XY1, whole genome shotgun sequence genome window below encodes:
- the LOC124869752 gene encoding dynein, cytoplasmic 1, intermediate chain 2a-like isoform X4, whose product MSDKSELKAELERKKQRIAQIREEKKRKEEEKKKKDGESKRGAEGGPVGSEDSDLERKRREAEALLQSVGITPDVPHVPAPMSPSNKSVGSDAGSQDSGDGNAGPRTLHWDPDPSTLQLHSDSELMGRGTVRLAMSKLIQVDIVPKEMVSYSKETQTPTEALAHMDQKADEEEDEEISAPPLTEDTQDEKNEQSEQQEEDTPKELTEEEKLQVLHSDEFLSFFEHGSRIVERALAEQVDVCFDYSGRDLEDKEGDLQAGAKLVLNRQFADERWTKNRVVTCLDWSPQYPELLVASYNNNEDAPHEPDGVALVWNMKYKKATPEYIFHCQSEVMSAGFAKFHPNLVVGGTYSGQIVLWDNRSNKRTPVQRTPLSASAHTHPVYCVNIVGTQNAHNLISISTDGKMCSWSLDMLSQPQDSLELVFKQSKAVAVTSMAFPVGDVNNFVVGSEDGSVYTACRHGSKAGITEVFEGHHGPVTGLSCHSAAGPVDFSHLFISSSFDWTVKLWSTKSTRPLYSFEDSSDYVYDSMWSPAHPALFACVDLSGRLDLWNLNNDTEVPTASVCVEGSPALNRVRWSHSGKEIATGDSDGQVLVYDVGEQICVPKADEWTRFVRTLAEINENRDEAEELANV is encoded by the exons ATGTCTGACAAGAGTGAGCTGAAGGCTGAGCTGGAGAGGAAGAAGCAACGGATTGCCCAGATCCGGgaggaaaagaagagaaaggaagaagagaaaaagaagaaggat GGAGAATCCAAACGTGGAGCTGAGGGAGGGCCAGTTGGCAGCGAAGACTCGGATctggagaggaagaggagagaagctgaggctCTGCTTCAGAGCGTGGGCATCACCCCTGATGTCCCCCATG TCCCCGCCCCCATGTCTCCCTCCAACAAATCAGTGGGCAGCGATGCTGGAAGCCAAGATTCCGGGGACGGAAACGCAGGACCAAG GACTTTGCATTGGGATCCTGACCCCTCTACTCTGCAACTCCACTCCGACTCTGAGCTGATGGG ACGTGGAACGGTAAGACTTGCGATGTCCAAACTGATCCAGGTGGATATTGTCCCAAAGGAAATGGTGTCCTACTCCAAGGAAACGCAGACACCCACAGAGGCATTGGCTCACATGGATCAAAAAGCAG ATGAAGAAGAGGATGAAGAGATAAGTGCACCCCCGTTGACAGAGGATACCCAGGATGAAAAAAATGAGCAGAGTGAACAGCAGGAGGAAG ACACTCCCAAGGAGCTGACAGAAGAGGAGAAGCTGCAGGTCCTTCACTCCGACGAGTTCCTGTCGTTTTTCGAGCACGGCAGCAGAATTGTGGAGCGAGCTCTGGCTGAGCAGGTGGACGTCTGTTTCGACTACAGTGGGAGAGATCTGGAGGATAAGGAGGG TGACTTGCAAGCAGGGGCAAAACTGGTTTTGAATAGACAGTTTGCAGATGAGCGCTGGACCAAAAACCGTGTGGTCACTTGCCTCGACTGGTCTCCTCAG TACCCAGAGTTGCTGGTGGCCTCGTATAACAACAACGAGGACGCTCCACATGAGCCTGATGGTGTGGCACTAGTCTGGAATATGAAGTACAAGAAGGCCACTCCTGAGTACATCTTCCActgccag TCAGAGGTGATGTCGGCTGGCTTTGCGAAGTTTCACCCTAACCTGGTGGTGGGTGGGACTTATTCCGGGCAGATAGTCCTCTGGGACAACAGGAGCAACAAGCGCACTCCTGTTCAGAGAACTCCCCTGTCTGCATCTGCACACACA CACCCAGTCTACTGTGTGAACATCGTCGGAACCCAGAACGCTCACAACCTGATCAGCATTTCCACCGATGGGAAGATGTGCTCCTGGAGCCTTGACATGCTCTCCCAGCCGCAG GACAGTCTGGAGCTGGTGTTCAAGCAGAGCAAGGCTGTGGCTGTAACATCCATGGCATTCCCTGTAGGGGATGTAAATAACTTTGTGGTAGGAAGCGAGGACGGCTCAGTGTACACGGCCTGTCGCCATGGCAG TAAGGCGGGCATCACAGAGGTGTTTGAAGGCCATCATGGTCCTGTGACTGGACTGAGCTGTCACAGTGCTGCAGGACCTGTTGATTTCTCTCACCTCTTCATCTCCTCCTCTTTTGACTGGACTGTCAAACTGTGGAGCACAAAG AGCACCCGTCCTTTGTACTCATTCGAGGACAGTTCTGACTATGTTTATGACTCAATGTGGTCTCCAGCACATCCTGCTCTGTTTGCTTGTGTGGACCTATCTGGAAGGCTGGACCTGTGGAACCTCAACAATGACACTGAA GTTCCAACTGctagtgtgtgtgtggaagGATCTCCAGCCCTGAACCGTGTGAGATGGTCTCATTCTGGAAAAGAGATTGCCACTGGAGACTCAGATGGACAGGTGCTGGTGTACGACGTAGGGGAG CAAATCTGCGTACCCAAAGCAGACGAGTGGACGCGTTTTGTCAGGACGCTGGCTGAAATCAATGAGAACAGAGACGAAGCTGAAGAACTGGCGAACGTCTGA
- the LOC124869752 gene encoding dynein, cytoplasmic 1, intermediate chain 2a-like isoform X8, with translation MSDKSELKAELERKKQRIAQIREEKKRKEEEKKKKDGESKRGAEGGPVGSEDSDLERKRREAEALLQSVGITPDVPHVPAPMSPSNKSVGSDAGSQDSGDGNAGPRRGTVRLAMSKLIQVDIVPKEMVSYSKETQTPTEALAHMDQKADEEEDEEISAPPLTEDTQDEKNEQSEQQEEDTPKELTEEEKLQVLHSDEFLSFFEHGSRIVERALAEQVDVCFDYSGRDLEDKEGDLQAGAKLVLNRQFADERWTKNRVVTCLDWSPQYPELLVASYNNNEDAPHEPDGVALVWNMKYKKATPEYIFHCQSEVMSAGFAKFHPNLVVGGTYSGQIVLWDNRSNKRTPVQRTPLSASAHTHPVYCVNIVGTQNAHNLISISTDGKMCSWSLDMLSQPQDSLELVFKQSKAVAVTSMAFPVGDVNNFVVGSEDGSVYTACRHGSKAGITEVFEGHHGPVTGLSCHSAAGPVDFSHLFISSSFDWTVKLWSTKSTRPLYSFEDSSDYVYDSMWSPAHPALFACVDLSGRLDLWNLNNDTEVPTASVCVEGSPALNRVRWSHSGKEIATGDSDGQVLVYDVGEQICVPKADEWTRFVRTLAEINENRDEAEELANV, from the exons ATGTCTGACAAGAGTGAGCTGAAGGCTGAGCTGGAGAGGAAGAAGCAACGGATTGCCCAGATCCGGgaggaaaagaagagaaaggaagaagagaaaaagaagaaggat GGAGAATCCAAACGTGGAGCTGAGGGAGGGCCAGTTGGCAGCGAAGACTCGGATctggagaggaagaggagagaagctgaggctCTGCTTCAGAGCGTGGGCATCACCCCTGATGTCCCCCATG TCCCCGCCCCCATGTCTCCCTCCAACAAATCAGTGGGCAGCGATGCTGGAAGCCAAGATTCCGGGGACGGAAACGCAGGACCAAG ACGTGGAACGGTAAGACTTGCGATGTCCAAACTGATCCAGGTGGATATTGTCCCAAAGGAAATGGTGTCCTACTCCAAGGAAACGCAGACACCCACAGAGGCATTGGCTCACATGGATCAAAAAGCAG ATGAAGAAGAGGATGAAGAGATAAGTGCACCCCCGTTGACAGAGGATACCCAGGATGAAAAAAATGAGCAGAGTGAACAGCAGGAGGAAG ACACTCCCAAGGAGCTGACAGAAGAGGAGAAGCTGCAGGTCCTTCACTCCGACGAGTTCCTGTCGTTTTTCGAGCACGGCAGCAGAATTGTGGAGCGAGCTCTGGCTGAGCAGGTGGACGTCTGTTTCGACTACAGTGGGAGAGATCTGGAGGATAAGGAGGG TGACTTGCAAGCAGGGGCAAAACTGGTTTTGAATAGACAGTTTGCAGATGAGCGCTGGACCAAAAACCGTGTGGTCACTTGCCTCGACTGGTCTCCTCAG TACCCAGAGTTGCTGGTGGCCTCGTATAACAACAACGAGGACGCTCCACATGAGCCTGATGGTGTGGCACTAGTCTGGAATATGAAGTACAAGAAGGCCACTCCTGAGTACATCTTCCActgccag TCAGAGGTGATGTCGGCTGGCTTTGCGAAGTTTCACCCTAACCTGGTGGTGGGTGGGACTTATTCCGGGCAGATAGTCCTCTGGGACAACAGGAGCAACAAGCGCACTCCTGTTCAGAGAACTCCCCTGTCTGCATCTGCACACACA CACCCAGTCTACTGTGTGAACATCGTCGGAACCCAGAACGCTCACAACCTGATCAGCATTTCCACCGATGGGAAGATGTGCTCCTGGAGCCTTGACATGCTCTCCCAGCCGCAG GACAGTCTGGAGCTGGTGTTCAAGCAGAGCAAGGCTGTGGCTGTAACATCCATGGCATTCCCTGTAGGGGATGTAAATAACTTTGTGGTAGGAAGCGAGGACGGCTCAGTGTACACGGCCTGTCGCCATGGCAG TAAGGCGGGCATCACAGAGGTGTTTGAAGGCCATCATGGTCCTGTGACTGGACTGAGCTGTCACAGTGCTGCAGGACCTGTTGATTTCTCTCACCTCTTCATCTCCTCCTCTTTTGACTGGACTGTCAAACTGTGGAGCACAAAG AGCACCCGTCCTTTGTACTCATTCGAGGACAGTTCTGACTATGTTTATGACTCAATGTGGTCTCCAGCACATCCTGCTCTGTTTGCTTGTGTGGACCTATCTGGAAGGCTGGACCTGTGGAACCTCAACAATGACACTGAA GTTCCAACTGctagtgtgtgtgtggaagGATCTCCAGCCCTGAACCGTGTGAGATGGTCTCATTCTGGAAAAGAGATTGCCACTGGAGACTCAGATGGACAGGTGCTGGTGTACGACGTAGGGGAG CAAATCTGCGTACCCAAAGCAGACGAGTGGACGCGTTTTGTCAGGACGCTGGCTGAAATCAATGAGAACAGAGACGAAGCTGAAGAACTGGCGAACGTCTGA
- the LOC124869752 gene encoding cytoplasmic dynein 1 intermediate chain 2-like isoform X6 — protein MSDKSELKAELERKKQRIAQIREEKKRKEEEKKKKDGESKRGAEGGPVGSEDSDLERKRREAEALLQSVGITPDVPHAQPLRVVTEDTCLFHYLVPAPMSPSNKSVGSDAGSQDSGDGNAGPRRGTVRLAMSKLIQVDIVPKEMVSYSKETQTPTEALAHMDQKADEEEDEEISAPPLTEDTQDEKNEQSEQQEEDTPKELTEEEKLQVLHSDEFLSFFEHGSRIVERALAEQVDVCFDYSGRDLEDKEGDLQAGAKLVLNRQFADERWTKNRVVTCLDWSPQYPELLVASYNNNEDAPHEPDGVALVWNMKYKKATPEYIFHCQSEVMSAGFAKFHPNLVVGGTYSGQIVLWDNRSNKRTPVQRTPLSASAHTHPVYCVNIVGTQNAHNLISISTDGKMCSWSLDMLSQPQDSLELVFKQSKAVAVTSMAFPVGDVNNFVVGSEDGSVYTACRHGSKAGITEVFEGHHGPVTGLSCHSAAGPVDFSHLFISSSFDWTVKLWSTKSTRPLYSFEDSSDYVYDSMWSPAHPALFACVDLSGRLDLWNLNNDTEVPTASVCVEGSPALNRVRWSHSGKEIATGDSDGQVLVYDVGEQICVPKADEWTRFVRTLAEINENRDEAEELANV, from the exons ATGTCTGACAAGAGTGAGCTGAAGGCTGAGCTGGAGAGGAAGAAGCAACGGATTGCCCAGATCCGGgaggaaaagaagagaaaggaagaagagaaaaagaagaaggat GGAGAATCCAAACGTGGAGCTGAGGGAGGGCCAGTTGGCAGCGAAGACTCGGATctggagaggaagaggagagaagctgaggctCTGCTTCAGAGCGTGGGCATCACCCCTGATGTCCCCCATG CTCAGCCCCTGAGGGTAGTAACAGAAGATACGTGTCTGTTTCACTACCTAGTCCCCGCCCCCATGTCTCCCTCCAACAAATCAGTGGGCAGCGATGCTGGAAGCCAAGATTCCGGGGACGGAAACGCAGGACCAAG ACGTGGAACGGTAAGACTTGCGATGTCCAAACTGATCCAGGTGGATATTGTCCCAAAGGAAATGGTGTCCTACTCCAAGGAAACGCAGACACCCACAGAGGCATTGGCTCACATGGATCAAAAAGCAG ATGAAGAAGAGGATGAAGAGATAAGTGCACCCCCGTTGACAGAGGATACCCAGGATGAAAAAAATGAGCAGAGTGAACAGCAGGAGGAAG ACACTCCCAAGGAGCTGACAGAAGAGGAGAAGCTGCAGGTCCTTCACTCCGACGAGTTCCTGTCGTTTTTCGAGCACGGCAGCAGAATTGTGGAGCGAGCTCTGGCTGAGCAGGTGGACGTCTGTTTCGACTACAGTGGGAGAGATCTGGAGGATAAGGAGGG TGACTTGCAAGCAGGGGCAAAACTGGTTTTGAATAGACAGTTTGCAGATGAGCGCTGGACCAAAAACCGTGTGGTCACTTGCCTCGACTGGTCTCCTCAG TACCCAGAGTTGCTGGTGGCCTCGTATAACAACAACGAGGACGCTCCACATGAGCCTGATGGTGTGGCACTAGTCTGGAATATGAAGTACAAGAAGGCCACTCCTGAGTACATCTTCCActgccag TCAGAGGTGATGTCGGCTGGCTTTGCGAAGTTTCACCCTAACCTGGTGGTGGGTGGGACTTATTCCGGGCAGATAGTCCTCTGGGACAACAGGAGCAACAAGCGCACTCCTGTTCAGAGAACTCCCCTGTCTGCATCTGCACACACA CACCCAGTCTACTGTGTGAACATCGTCGGAACCCAGAACGCTCACAACCTGATCAGCATTTCCACCGATGGGAAGATGTGCTCCTGGAGCCTTGACATGCTCTCCCAGCCGCAG GACAGTCTGGAGCTGGTGTTCAAGCAGAGCAAGGCTGTGGCTGTAACATCCATGGCATTCCCTGTAGGGGATGTAAATAACTTTGTGGTAGGAAGCGAGGACGGCTCAGTGTACACGGCCTGTCGCCATGGCAG TAAGGCGGGCATCACAGAGGTGTTTGAAGGCCATCATGGTCCTGTGACTGGACTGAGCTGTCACAGTGCTGCAGGACCTGTTGATTTCTCTCACCTCTTCATCTCCTCCTCTTTTGACTGGACTGTCAAACTGTGGAGCACAAAG AGCACCCGTCCTTTGTACTCATTCGAGGACAGTTCTGACTATGTTTATGACTCAATGTGGTCTCCAGCACATCCTGCTCTGTTTGCTTGTGTGGACCTATCTGGAAGGCTGGACCTGTGGAACCTCAACAATGACACTGAA GTTCCAACTGctagtgtgtgtgtggaagGATCTCCAGCCCTGAACCGTGTGAGATGGTCTCATTCTGGAAAAGAGATTGCCACTGGAGACTCAGATGGACAGGTGCTGGTGTACGACGTAGGGGAG CAAATCTGCGTACCCAAAGCAGACGAGTGGACGCGTTTTGTCAGGACGCTGGCTGAAATCAATGAGAACAGAGACGAAGCTGAAGAACTGGCGAACGTCTGA